In a genomic window of Suricata suricatta isolate VVHF042 chromosome 12, meerkat_22Aug2017_6uvM2_HiC, whole genome shotgun sequence:
- the CLEC3B gene encoding tetranectin, protein MELWGAYLLFCLFSLLTQVTTQTPAPKVKKAANAKKDVVSTKMIEELKSQLDGLAQEVALLKEQQALQTVCLKGTKVHMKCFLAFTQAKTFHEASEDCISRGGTLGTPQTGSENDALYEYLRQSVGAEAEIWLGLNDMAAEGAWVDMTGGRIAYKNWETEITAQPDGGKTENCAALSGTL, encoded by the exons ATGGAGCTTTGGGGGGCCTACCTGctcttctgcctcttctccctcctgACCCAGGTCACCACCCAGACACCAGCCCCCAAGGTCAAGAAGGCTGCGAATGCCAAGAAAG ATGTCGTGAGCACAAAGATGATTGAGGAGCTCAAGAGCCAGCTGGACGGCCTGGCCCAGGAGGTGGCCCTGCTGAAGGAGCAGCAGGCCCTGCAGACAG TCTGTCTGAAGGGCACCAAGGTGCACATGAAGTGCTTCCTGGCCTTCACCCAGGCGAAGACCTTCCACGAGGCGAGCGAAGACTGCATCTCGCGCGGGGGCACCCTGGGCACCCCGCAGACGGGCTCGGAGAACGACGCCCTCTACGAGTACCTGCGCCAGAGCGTGGGCGCCGAGGCCGAGATCTGGTTGGGCCTCAACGACATGGCGGccgagggcgcctgggtggacaTGACCGGCGGCCGCATCGCCTACAAGAACTGGGAGACGGAGATCACGGCGCAGCCCGATGGCGGCAAGACCGAGAACTGCGCCGCCCTGTCGGGCACC CTCTAA